The following DNA comes from Camelina sativa cultivar DH55 chromosome 14, Cs, whole genome shotgun sequence.
tcAGCAACTTTTTTTCCGCAATAAACAATATTACCAAAGTACAAGTGGAAGCTGCATTTGAGATCTACCACGATAAGGGAAAACTCTGCAAAGCTGAACAAAGTCCACCATTCTATGGAGTTTCCATTTCTTTACAGCTGGTTCTATCAGGTGGAGGTTCTTGGActagtttattaattataaaaaaagttgcTAAAGCATTATCAGTATTTCTAGCTAGCGTACGTGATCAGTTGATTTGTTATGGCCATAAATGTTTTTGCTAGTTTTAGAACAGCTCTGTCTAAAGAGAACCTCAGCAAACCCACAAAGAAAggcaatttttttaaacatttcatTCATGCGAAAGCATAGCATAAAAACCTAGACATATCTAAACCCCATAAAACCGAGTCAgttttggtttattactcaCATGTAAAAGTTAAACAAGACTCCAACAAGGACATGCAGATAAGAGTAGCCACTTGGCATTGATACTAATTCCGATGATCAACAAAAGTTTCTCTTCATATCATTGGAACTTGAAATGGCCaaagattcaattttattttgacaaaaaaatgtagTTGTAATAgtagtaaattaaaattaaaattcaagtCTTACTCGTATTGTTTTAATAGTGATGTAAAATTtactgaaaaatatttaatcacaCTTATAATGCAAACTTACTTTATTGCTAATAATAACTTCGGCTTATTAATAGTATAACATTAATCATCTCATCATGGAGAAAATTGGAACCTAGAAGCAGGTAATTCAATAAGGTTGTAACTTGTATGTAATCAGAAAGAACACATGGTGGTAAACAAGAGCAATATATCTTTAAAAGCTTATGACCACTTTAGACTTATTGTTAAACTAGAAGCGAAGCAAAAAATAAGTTCATGAAAATCAACTACACTTATTGTTAAAAAAAGCTATGACTAGGTTTTTCTGTcaattggggtttttttttcactgGAAAAAAAGCAACAAGTTGAAAAAACATTCAGTACGCAACAAGCCTCTGAAACGTCAAAATCAGAATCTCTACCACAAAAGTTTATTGCTTTCTACACCATTTTCTTTCtgacagagaaagaaagaagagaaaaagatataAAGTATCAAAAAAACGTATGATTAGCACAAagatcaacaagaagaagaaaaaaaaaatactagtatcatcaagaagaagaggaaagccCACCACACTCCAACACCATCCTAATCCCTTGGCtctaaaacattaaatgaaggagaaaaaataattgcaCAACACCTTAAAACAGACCTTTTTCTCCTGAGTTTCACCTTGGCCAAAAGAAAAGcagacacaaacacaaaacccaTAAAAGAAAGTAACTATGGAGATGGAAAGATGTGGCTCAGTCACCAAACCTAGggtttatcatttttttcctaGTTCGCTTTATCACATAAAACCTAGGGTTCTTCTATCACTAACCTCCCAATCATTTTTTTCGAAAACTGGTCATATGACTCAAAACTTACGTAACGAATTTTAATATCCTCCGGGTTGGTGTGGTAAATTATTAGTCTAATTGAGATACAAAGATCGAGGACAGCTTAtattattaaagtaaaaaaaaaaagcataaacacCAAATCAAACAACTGAACCAGAGGGTTTATTATCGAAGACATACCCGAAACGTTGTTCCTAGCAGAATCCACACCAGTACATAGGTTCCGTAGCTGCATCTCGATCTTGTTCAAGAAACTCGTAGCCTCATCAAACGGCCTTGCAAGATCCGATTTGTATTTCACCAATATATCACAGTACGTTTCCtgaattaattttctttttttaatacaaaaaaaaaacataaaatccgaaaaaaaaatcgagtaaAAAAGAGAGACCATGAATTCATCAAGCTCAGGATCAGCTCCGTAGCAAGACAAAGGAACAACGTCTCGCTTATACACATCACTCTCCCGTTGAATCTCCTCTAGTAAACACGCTATCTCCGGTGGTGCtccgacctgttttttttttaaattacgaAATTGTTaaccataaaattataaaaacaagtTTACAAAACGCTTCTCAATCTTGTCTTTATCCTTAAAGAAAAAGTGAAACCTAGATTTTTCTAAGTGATCACCTTTTGGCAATCGATGTAGGCTTGAAGTAAGCGAGGATACGAAGGATGACAAGCGATCTTGGTCTTGATAACACTGAGAGAAACGTTATCATCGTTTCTTCGGATTTCCGGAGCGATGGAAGCAGCCTCCGAGGACAAAGCGGAGGCGGCTGCTGAGAGAAGCTCGTCGGATCCGAAAACATCAGAGACACGATTCTCACCGGCGGACGAACATAGCAACGCTTGGTAATCGGAAGGAAACATGAGAATCTCAGGTGACATCATCAGCACCGCCTTATCTGTGTAATCACCGGCCGAATGAAAATTGTACACTCCATCCATGACTAATAAAAGATCGTCGGTGTGACCGACCTCAATCGTCTTCTTTATTCAATCTTTCTTCcgcaagaatcaagaatcaatgaagaagaatatgaaaccGCAAAGCTTTTGTGGTTCTACGATATTTCTATGGGAGTATTTGTTGTGTAgtagtagagagagagatacggTGAAGGAGAGTGGAGGCAAggatcatattttttattttctcctttttgctaaaagaaaagaaaaaaaaaagataataaaaagtTAATGGAATGGAGAAGAAACGATAATTACGAAAAAGGGCATATGTTATAAGGCTCGATTGAGCTTCAGGCTTCATTCACAGTTCGAGTAGATAAGGCCCTCCTAACTTATAAAATCTACCAAAGGTCCAAGGCTGTGTGTTACGCCAGAATTAGCTATTATTGACCAACAACATACcctatatattttatgtttaagaTCTTAAAGCGTGCGAATGTTGTTTTGTAGTGATATTGTTCGAGTGTGATTATCTAAAttcatatatgttaattttaaagattatcaGTTCAAGTGGCATTGGAAAATGACCATATAAATTTTTCTGATCTTTTGTCTAAAGTGAGAACAAACTCCTCAAAGACAATCACTAAAGACAACTATACTGAATCCTCCTATAGCAATTCAATATTACCTCCCAAAGAACGTGAACCTAAACTTCTATTCTGGCAAGAAGGAATCCAAGACAAAGGATCAACTATCTTTCAAAAACAGAGATGTCGATATCAACGACTTTTAAATGCTtatgtaaaagttttttaacTGACCAGACCTCGATTAGATCTTGAATTTTTTCACATTGTTTATAAGATATAagatactgttttttttttatatcattcGAATGCGCaagttaaaaaatactaaaacagaattttatgatttttattcatatgttattttattatgaataatatatttattaaggCTTGTATATATCTTTGCACAAAAAGTTAcgttatactccctctgtttcaaaatataagatgttttagagaagttttttgttttataatataggatgttttcaagtttctatgcaacttttagattattttagtattttatattatgcagtattgtttctgatttgttgaacttgttaaaagtaaaaacttcttaatctgcgtgttttagttaaaacatcctatattttgaaacggagggagtatatgtcttttgattttatgcttttatattaattttaattttaaagtcaagtttgtaataaatttgatatttgatattttctaatCATTTACTTTTGTGCTGGTCGTTATAATCATTTTCCAAAAGTATTATTGTTTAGGTGAAAACATCATGATCGtcttatttaatataatttgttgtCCCGCGAGGAAAATTCTAAAGATATGGAAAACCGATAAAATTAACAACTAtttcttcaagttttttttttgttaaacccCTTCACTACAATTTATGATTATAGAGTGTAATTACTaacaaaatgttaatatatagtGTGTAACGTATAAATTGAGATACCCCTTTAGATATATCATAGAGTTTGGATATTTCGATTGTACGGAACAAACTGGTTTCAAGAAGCGAAAGTCCGTTCCTAGATAAGACCCTTTGGAAATTGTTATTCttttattgtaattaaaattaaattagtatctAGTAATCTACTAGTAGTATTTACTTTAGAATAGTTAATCTCTGAGTAAAGCAAGTATGTGGATAAAATCAAGAATAAGATAAACGTAGGTCTAGGTGTAGGAGCTGCAAAATCAGTGGTGTTAGGTCTTAGCTGatttatatgttctttttttggataaattgCTGATTTATATGTTTTCATGATATTCTGATATAATacatctttaaaattatgaatgtGGTTAATGATTTATgccaaaattgattttttttgtttatatacatgATGACTTTAGCTGATGAAATGATCCAAGtcattattaacaaaaatagaCATAAGCAAATAGGTATATTTcctgatttttattattctatatGTATTAAGTTTGAAAACTGGCCGTAATTTAAAGAGAGTATCAAGAAAGAAACGAGCACTTTAACACACAagcgaaagaaagaaagaaaaaaatgaggaGCATCAATAATATTTCGAATGGAACCATTCTTTTAGTTTTGTCGACAGCTTTTTAAGTCTAtcaaataattttcaattaGGAAGTGGGATGTTCTATCATACtacttttaaatataaactttgcttctgtttgtttttcttctttcaaggACTATAGAAAGTCATTTTCACTTTAAAGGTAGTTTGTGAACTATTGGTTGCTTTAAATCACCTAACGTATCATAAATAATCAAGGGGTAAATTAGgttaaagaaagaaatgagGTTTgaatataaggttttttttgtttctttttagtgGTGTTTATGTATATCACTTGGATGCTGCATGTTAAGTGTATTGAGCTCTCAGAACTACATGCGATCTTTTATTAGAGTTCTTATAATTGGTTGTTCACCTAGCTaggtttcttcttttaatttcccATCAACATATGTGTAGGCTTTGTGATTTGATTAGATTCTTCTCAATTTTCTGCCCCTATCAGTCTATCACCCTACCTATCTATataattgtaataatttatCAGCAATACGACATAAATATATGTAACCAGATCATAAAATTCGTCTATGCCTACAGGCTACTGGCTACATATGCAGCCAACGTACTGAACTTACATAATTCGATTCGTGGTCCATACTATTTGTGACCTAGGATCAGAAAAATAATTGtggacatttttctttttagtttattgaaGAAATTCACTAAGCCGCTAGCCAATTTTAGTAACCAGTGAATTTATCCAAACTAAACTCcaacgtttaaaaaaaaaaaaaaaaaaaattcgaacgtttaaaaaggaaaaaatggtTCGAACGTTTTTCTGATCAGATTTGTATTATAAACTAAAGTCCGACGTTTTATCTAAACAAGAGTTGTAAACTCCTACCCGATGACAGAGATTAGGTGCTCTAATCagtttttaaatcaaataacaGGATTTGTAAACTCCTATACAGTATCTTGAATGTGTTTCTTTATTTCTccccaaaataataataataataataagtgttAAAGGGTCTTTTCGTTGATGGACAGGTTGATTGACCCATCCATTTTCGGGCCATGTTTGTTCGAAAATCATCTGACACAAAGCTACGGTTTCGTATGAATccatataaaaaacaaacacaggTTTGGTCCCTCCATCCCACTCCCTTGGATCTCGACCGTTGATCGCACCCAAATTTTATAGATGTTTGGATTACTATTTTATACTCATACCATCAGCTTGAACCACTTGTGAGTTGTAATAACacttttaatatttgaattgATAGTTATATGATATCTGGTCCTAATGTAGCAACGGTTATAGGCGTATAGCCGACTAGTCAAATGTTTTACATCAAATAAAGGAGTAATTTAGGTTAGGTATGTCGGTATTTTAAGCTctttgtttttggaattttaatatttatgcggtttttgttattttgtgcTGACTATTTCAGTTATCTAGACCTAATGAGTATATCAGGTTTATATTCAAATATGATAACATAAGTGGATTTTTACTCTCATGCATTATTATATTTcacatataagtatatatttatatcaagtGATACAAAACAACTTTTTCTTGTATAGTGATTTATCTTAGTCTTGGAATATGATGTAGAACAAATCATTGATATGATTCGAGCAATGAGTGTAAGATATACTGTAATTGATATGATTCTATTAATGGTTTTATATGCTCACTCCTAGTCCTaggtaataaataaaaatctgcaTGCGTTTTTTTTGAGTGGTAAAACCATAAGAATCATTTGAAAATCTTCTAGTATAAAAGTTAGGAATCAGAGTTGATATCATATATGATCGatgttattataattagttTTATCATATAGAGAGATTGTGGGTTTATTTGAAAGAATTCTATATTACCACTTGAACATGATTGAGCATAACAGATTAATAATTAATCTCATtggt
Coding sequences within:
- the LOC104741052 gene encoding homeobox protein knotted-1-like 6 isoform X1; the encoded protein is MDGVYNFHSAGDYTDKAVLMMSPEILMFPSDYQALLCSSAGENRVSDVFGSDELLSAAASALSSEAASIAPEIRRNDDNVSLSVIKTKIACHPSYPRLLQAYIDCQKVGAPPEIACLLEEIQRESDVYKRDVVPLSCYGADPELDEFMETYCDILVKYKSDLARPFDEATSFLNKIEMQLRNLCTGVDSARNNVSEDGAISSDEELSGGDHEVAEDGKQRCEDRDLKDRLLRKFGSRISSLKLEFSKKKKKGKLPREARQALLDWWNLHYKWPYPTEGDKIALADATGLDQKQINNWFINQRKRHWKPSENMPFAMMDDSSGSFFTEE
- the LOC104741052 gene encoding homeobox protein knotted-1-like 6 isoform X2, whose product is MDGVYNFHSAGDYTDKAVLMMSPEILMFPSDYQALLCSSAGENRVSDVFGSDELLSAAASALSSEAASIAPEIRRNDDNVSLSVIKTKIACHPSYPRLLQAYIDCQKVGAPPEIACLLEEIQRESDVYKRDVVPLSCYGADPELDEFMETYCDILVKYKSDLARPFDEATSFLNKIEMQLRNLCTGVDSARNNVSEDGAISSDEELSGGDHEVAEDGKQRCEDRDLKDRLLRKFGSRISSLKLEFSKKKKKGKLPREARQALLDWWNLHYKWPYPTEGDKIALS